From the genome of Opitutaceae bacterium, one region includes:
- a CDS encoding SIS domain-containing protein, producing the protein MTTIIHGPYLSDLLKQGEVLHRVCAALGPLQPPHQLRKGLQSGLYRRVVLTGMGSSFHALYPLHLRLSAAGFSSHWIETAELLLGFGPLKARDTLLVMASQSGESAEVVALLNDRGQFGHVIGITNNSSSTLGRAAHTLLSLHAGEEATVSCKTYIATLAVLHWLGEALAGGSVAEAIQALQSIEKPMRAYVENFQSLVDALSGMIAGTRAVYVIGRGASLATAGTGGLILKESTRQPAEGMSAPAFRHGVIEMVGPQTLVLILAGQPEVAQLHQKLAAEISGHGGVVGVIGADAGIAGVFRIPVVPAPLLPLVEILPVQMLSLAIAARDGREAGRFKLASKVTTIN; encoded by the coding sequence GTGACAACCATCATTCACGGTCCCTACCTTTCGGATCTCCTCAAACAGGGTGAGGTCCTGCACCGCGTATGCGCCGCGCTTGGCCCCCTGCAGCCGCCGCATCAGCTCCGCAAGGGATTGCAGAGCGGTCTGTACCGCCGCGTGGTTCTGACGGGCATGGGCAGTTCATTTCATGCGCTCTATCCATTGCACCTGAGACTCAGCGCCGCGGGTTTCTCCTCGCACTGGATTGAAACCGCGGAACTGCTCCTTGGATTCGGACCTCTCAAGGCACGCGACACGCTGCTCGTCATGGCGTCGCAATCCGGTGAAAGCGCCGAGGTGGTCGCGCTGCTCAATGACAGGGGGCAGTTCGGCCACGTGATTGGAATCACCAACAACTCCTCCTCCACCCTCGGTCGCGCCGCGCATACGCTGCTCAGCCTGCACGCAGGCGAGGAGGCCACGGTCTCCTGCAAGACCTACATCGCAACACTGGCCGTTCTTCACTGGCTCGGCGAGGCCCTGGCCGGCGGCAGCGTCGCGGAAGCCATCCAGGCGCTTCAGTCGATCGAAAAGCCGATGCGGGCCTACGTCGAAAATTTCCAGAGTCTCGTCGATGCGTTGTCGGGGATGATCGCGGGGACTCGCGCGGTGTATGTGATTGGACGCGGCGCCTCGCTGGCGACCGCGGGAACGGGGGGACTCATCCTCAAGGAATCCACTCGGCAACCCGCTGAAGGCATGTCTGCACCGGCATTTCGCCACGGCGTCATCGAAATGGTCGGCCCGCAAACGCTGGTGCTCATTCTCGCAGGGCAACCGGAAGTCGCCCAACTGCACCAGAAGCTGGCCGCGGAGATCAGCGGCCATGGAGGCGTTGTCGGCGTGATCGGCGCCGACGCGGGGATCGCGGGGGTTTTCCGGATTCCGGTGGTGCCTGCACCGTTGCTGCCGCTCGTGGAGATTCTCCCCGTGCAGATGCTTTCACTTGCGATCGCCGCACGCGATGGACGCGAGGCCGGCCGCTTCAAGCTGGCCAGCAAGGTAACCACGATCAACTAG
- a CDS encoding dihydrofolate reductase — protein MTTNAQTPSGRLRVHCFSISLDGFGAGPNQSLENPLGVGGKALAEWFFPTRTFQKMIGNEGGTTGIEEEYAVRGLKNLGAWILGRNMFGPIRGEWPDDAWKGWWGDNPPYHVPVFVLTHHARPSIPMKGGTTFHFVTDGIHSALRQAREAAHGRDIRVGGGVATIRQYLQDGLIDEMHLAISPVLLGAGEPLFTGIDLLKLGYRCAEHTATPAATHIVLRKKDNHSD, from the coding sequence ATGACAACGAATGCTCAAACGCCAAGTGGCCGACTCCGCGTTCACTGCTTCAGCATCTCACTTGACGGCTTCGGTGCCGGTCCGAACCAGAGTCTGGAGAACCCCCTCGGCGTCGGCGGCAAGGCGCTGGCTGAATGGTTTTTCCCCACGCGGACATTCCAGAAGATGATCGGCAACGAGGGTGGCACGACTGGGATTGAAGAGGAGTACGCCGTGCGTGGACTGAAAAACCTAGGCGCATGGATCCTCGGTCGCAACATGTTCGGACCGATCCGGGGAGAGTGGCCCGATGATGCCTGGAAGGGCTGGTGGGGCGACAACCCGCCCTATCACGTTCCGGTTTTTGTGCTGACTCATCATGCCCGGCCGTCGATTCCGATGAAGGGAGGCACGACGTTTCACTTCGTCACGGACGGGATCCATTCCGCCTTGAGACAGGCCCGCGAAGCCGCGCACGGCAGGGACATCCGCGTGGGTGGTGGCGTTGCGACGATCCGCCAGTACCTGCAGGATGGGTTGATCGACGAAATGCACCTTGCGATCTCGCCCGTTCTGCTGGGTGCGGGAGAGCCCCTTTTCACCGGGATTGATCTTTTGAAACTCGGCTATCGATGCGCGGAACACACGGCCACGCCGGCCGCGACACACATCGTGCTGCGCAAAAAGGACAATCATTCCGACTGA
- the dcm gene encoding DNA (cytosine-5-)-methyltransferase, with product MQKLAAEFFAGIGLMRMGLDGEGWTTVWANDFDEKKWEIYRANFNDDAGVFVLDDVHKVNGKDIPDIHLATASFPCNDLSLAGARHGLAGTQSSAFWGFTDVIKGMGRRRPPLVLLENVPGFLTSNDGNDFRDALLALNELGYVVDAFVVDAVRFVPQSRQRLFVVGSQSKPDRLQETSALLLQSDVRPAALADFIFMNPEIDWSIRSLPSLPLSSSRLQDILEDVPLNSELWWSRERCDYLMNQMSDKHRSEADQMIAGLKWSYGTVFRRVRNGRSMGELRTDGIAGCLRTPRGGSGRQILFCGGHGQCRVRLLTPRECARLMGADGYKINVPMNQALFGFGDAVCVPVIRWIARHYLNPVFGEICDAPEALPSNRDHIRHSIPRRAAKAKP from the coding sequence ATGCAAAAGCTTGCAGCAGAATTTTTCGCCGGGATCGGCCTAATGCGAATGGGGCTGGATGGAGAGGGCTGGACAACGGTTTGGGCCAACGACTTCGACGAGAAAAAATGGGAAATATATCGCGCCAATTTCAACGATGATGCCGGTGTATTTGTGCTCGATGACGTCCACAAGGTGAATGGTAAGGATATTCCCGACATCCATCTTGCGACAGCTTCCTTTCCATGCAACGACCTGTCGCTGGCTGGGGCTCGTCACGGACTGGCGGGCACGCAGTCCTCGGCATTCTGGGGATTCACCGATGTCATCAAAGGCATGGGCCGCCGCAGACCACCACTGGTGCTGCTGGAGAACGTCCCGGGCTTTCTCACCTCCAATGATGGCAATGACTTCCGCGACGCTCTCCTCGCTCTGAACGAACTTGGCTATGTGGTGGACGCATTTGTCGTCGATGCGGTTCGTTTTGTTCCACAAAGCCGTCAAAGGCTGTTCGTTGTCGGCAGCCAATCGAAGCCGGATCGTCTTCAGGAAACGTCCGCACTATTGCTGCAAAGTGATGTGCGTCCAGCGGCGCTCGCCGACTTCATCTTCATGAATCCTGAAATCGACTGGTCAATCCGAAGCCTGCCGTCGCTTCCGCTGTCTTCCAGTCGTCTGCAGGACATCCTTGAAGACGTTCCGTTGAATTCGGAACTCTGGTGGTCAAGAGAACGGTGTGACTATCTGATGAATCAAATGAGCGACAAGCACCGGTCGGAAGCTGACCAAATGATTGCTGGTCTGAAATGGTCATACGGCACAGTATTTCGGCGAGTGCGCAATGGGCGTTCGATGGGCGAGCTGCGCACCGATGGAATTGCCGGATGCCTCCGGACCCCGCGGGGTGGCAGCGGACGGCAGATTCTTTTCTGTGGTGGCCACGGACAATGCAGGGTTCGCCTTCTCACTCCGCGAGAATGCGCGCGTTTGATGGGTGCTGATGGCTACAAGATCAATGTGCCCATGAATCAGGCTCTGTTTGGGTTTGGGGACGCCGTCTGTGTCCCCGTGATCCGGTGGATTGCACGGCACTACTTGAATCCTGTGTTCGGCGAGATATGTGACGCCCCAGAGGCGTTGCCCTCAAATCGCGACCACATCCGCCATTCAATCCCGCGCCGTGCTGCCAAGGCGAAGCCATGA
- a CDS encoding discoidin domain-containing protein: MPAGLAAMAMGSSLMAQPAPAEQHSRPFVLPSSIARAISPEIRALDDREQQLTAELQVLSHPPKNERASRIGWKVFGYGSSLAVDQWIEIDLGAVHSIDALCLVPVDVPFADTAAPGHGFPRRFRVEIDNGTTGWTIVEDHSNEDFENPGSFPVLIRTPGRVARKVRVVMTKPWEKGVYRAYALGEIMVIQGSRNLATGLSGVKVRTSASLERGPTWSRQNLIDGQSIVGAPVAKTSHALTHGWESDVYSDPSTNVWFQVDLGRSYALDEIRLLPIKFTDFSNTHGYGFPMRFRVELSDDVEFHTAHVVADWSRRSFGVSSFSPITLPCEGKAGRFVRMTAEELWEKSEGQYIFALGELQAYHGDSNVALGADVTAMSATSQSPRNFNPSYLTDGQRGPMHLIDWTAWLQELSRRGEVEQALATVQARLAVLQPRLARRVSRIFIGGVTVVVLGTLGGFLHQRRKQALAVAALQRRIAGDLHDEIGSNLAGISMMAELGHREGAGLSAADTEEIRKLAADTASAMRDIVWLTQPGPHDAPRLTERLRETARHLLKGVEWTFEIEGMDEAPALDVQRHLLLALKEMLNNVLRHAGAGHVWIRLQVDERRFSLEVRDDGCGFVVGASGDGHGLTSLRHRSMLLHGNLELASQPGKGTRVSLNGILNPVPAAPPAPA, translated from the coding sequence ATGCCTGCCGGGTTGGCCGCGATGGCGATGGGATCATCGCTGATGGCGCAGCCGGCTCCCGCAGAGCAGCATTCGCGGCCCTTTGTGCTGCCCAGCTCCATCGCGCGCGCCATCAGCCCGGAAATTCGGGCGCTCGATGATCGCGAGCAGCAACTGACCGCGGAGCTTCAAGTCCTTTCCCATCCTCCCAAGAATGAGCGCGCGTCAAGGATCGGGTGGAAGGTGTTTGGTTATGGCAGCAGTCTGGCCGTCGATCAATGGATTGAGATCGACCTCGGTGCGGTTCATTCGATTGACGCGCTGTGCCTTGTGCCGGTTGATGTTCCCTTCGCGGATACCGCCGCACCGGGCCATGGATTTCCGCGGCGTTTTCGGGTGGAAATCGACAATGGCACAACCGGCTGGACGATTGTTGAGGATCATTCGAATGAGGATTTCGAGAATCCGGGTTCGTTTCCCGTCTTGATTCGCACGCCCGGACGAGTCGCGCGCAAAGTGCGAGTGGTCATGACCAAGCCCTGGGAGAAAGGCGTCTACCGAGCCTATGCGCTGGGCGAAATCATGGTCATCCAAGGCAGCCGCAATCTCGCCACCGGGCTGAGCGGGGTGAAGGTGCGCACGAGCGCCTCGCTTGAACGCGGGCCGACCTGGAGTCGCCAGAACCTCATCGACGGACAGAGCATCGTCGGCGCACCGGTTGCAAAGACGAGCCATGCGCTTACGCACGGCTGGGAGTCCGACGTCTATTCCGATCCATCGACCAACGTTTGGTTCCAGGTGGACCTGGGACGTTCGTATGCGCTCGATGAGATTCGGTTGCTGCCGATCAAGTTCACGGATTTCTCCAACACGCACGGCTACGGGTTTCCGATGCGGTTTCGAGTGGAGTTGTCCGACGATGTGGAGTTTCACACCGCGCACGTTGTCGCGGACTGGTCGAGGCGCTCGTTTGGGGTGTCCTCTTTCAGTCCGATAACGCTGCCCTGTGAAGGGAAAGCCGGACGCTTTGTACGCATGACCGCGGAGGAGCTGTGGGAAAAGAGCGAGGGCCAGTACATTTTTGCATTGGGTGAACTGCAGGCCTACCATGGCGACAGCAATGTCGCGCTCGGGGCCGACGTGACGGCGATGAGCGCGACGTCGCAGAGTCCGAGAAATTTCAATCCCTCGTACCTGACCGATGGCCAGCGCGGACCGATGCATCTTATCGATTGGACCGCCTGGCTGCAGGAGTTGTCTCGGCGGGGAGAAGTCGAGCAGGCGCTTGCAACAGTGCAGGCCCGGCTGGCGGTGCTGCAGCCGCGTCTGGCCCGGCGTGTCTCACGCATTTTCATCGGGGGCGTCACGGTGGTGGTTCTGGGGACTCTGGGTGGATTTCTCCACCAGCGGCGCAAGCAGGCGCTCGCGGTCGCCGCTCTGCAGCGGAGGATTGCCGGGGACCTTCACGATGAGATCGGGAGCAATCTGGCCGGCATTTCCATGATGGCTGAGCTGGGTCATCGCGAGGGCGCCGGGCTTTCGGCGGCTGACACCGAGGAGATCCGAAAGCTCGCCGCGGATACAGCATCCGCGATGCGTGACATTGTGTGGCTCACGCAGCCGGGTCCGCACGATGCGCCCCGGCTCACGGAACGCCTTCGCGAAACAGCCAGGCACCTGCTGAAGGGTGTCGAGTGGACGTTTGAAATCGAGGGCATGGATGAGGCGCCGGCGCTCGATGTGCAGCGGCACCTGCTGCTGGCATTGAAGGAAATGCTAAACAATGTCCTGCGCCATGCAGGCGCAGGGCACGTGTGGATCCGCCTTCAGGTCGACGAGCGGAGGTTTTCGCTGGAGGTCAGGGATGATGGATGCGGATTCGTGGTCGGTGCGTCTGGAGATGGACACGGACTCACCAGCCTGCGCCACCGGTCGATGCTCCTGCACGGCAATCTTGAACTCGCGAGCCAGCCGGGGAAGGGGACGCGGGTTTCGCTGAACGGGATCCTCAATCCCGTGCCGGCCGCCCCGCCTGCGCCCGCCTGA
- a CDS encoding LacI family DNA-binding transcriptional regulator gives MLIIEIARKARVSPATVSRAINQPELVAAESLARIRAVMHEHNYVPAPINGRRGPKTRLPEQRRIGVWFVGAKANNPSLNWFQDQLLQVQSADPRYRVDLRVLFSNSPAEIPRVLLGERLDGVIIQGMEPSPECMAQLAALPHVWFMTRRSFSYKGDYVEPNNEENGRMAADYLHQRGHKSVAVLSTDPEYSAVARRTNAFSARASELGMTLHAIMGVPNPGVSYLEFMPLHAESTELVRRLLACTPKATGLYLPVDHFSGAFFRALRAAGKIPERDFDTILGNYNPMIYFNLDHHPAAIDINLPLLVRKVIDHLLWRTKNRDVEGRVGVTVSPRLITVETTLRPAG, from the coding sequence ATGCTGATCATAGAAATCGCCCGGAAGGCTCGCGTATCACCGGCAACGGTATCCCGGGCAATCAATCAACCGGAGCTTGTCGCGGCCGAAAGCCTGGCCCGCATCCGGGCGGTCATGCACGAGCACAACTATGTGCCCGCTCCGATCAATGGACGTCGAGGACCGAAGACCCGCCTGCCGGAGCAGCGCCGGATTGGGGTATGGTTTGTCGGTGCGAAGGCCAACAATCCGAGCCTCAACTGGTTCCAGGATCAGCTGCTCCAGGTGCAGTCGGCCGATCCCCGTTATCGCGTCGATCTTCGCGTGCTCTTTTCAAACAGCCCTGCTGAAATTCCCCGGGTGCTCCTCGGGGAGCGGCTTGACGGCGTGATCATTCAGGGAATGGAGCCATCCCCGGAGTGCATGGCCCAACTGGCGGCGCTGCCGCATGTCTGGTTCATGACGCGCCGCTCATTCTCGTACAAGGGCGACTATGTCGAACCGAACAACGAGGAGAATGGCCGCATGGCCGCGGACTACCTCCACCAGCGCGGACACAAGTCTGTCGCCGTCCTTTCAACCGACCCTGAATACAGCGCCGTCGCCAGGCGCACGAACGCCTTCTCCGCGCGCGCGAGCGAACTCGGCATGACGCTGCATGCGATCATGGGTGTGCCGAACCCCGGAGTCAGCTATCTCGAGTTCATGCCGCTGCATGCGGAGAGCACGGAGCTGGTTCGCCGTCTCCTGGCCTGCACTCCGAAGGCAACCGGGCTCTATCTCCCCGTCGACCATTTCAGCGGGGCGTTTTTCCGTGCGCTGAGGGCGGCGGGAAAAATCCCGGAGCGCGATTTCGACACGATCCTCGGCAACTACAACCCGATGATTTATTTCAATCTCGACCACCATCCGGCGGCGATCGACATCAACCTGCCGCTGCTCGTGCGAAAGGTGATCGACCACCTCCTCTGGCGAACGAAGAATCGCGATGTTGAGGGTCGCGTCGGGGTGACGGTGTCGCCGCGCCTGATCACCGTCGAAACGACCCTACGACCGGCGGGTTAG
- a CDS encoding ROK family protein codes for MNHALGIDIGGTKIALGVVAEHGALLAQAAVATDPGLGFGSAIHRMGAAARELLRTSGIPAGALAGVGMGCTGPVNPTTGVVDNPYTLPGWDGCNLVAAMSDELGLPAWLENDADAAAYGEYHFGTGEKVERLVMLTFGTGVGGAAVLHGRIYRGAGGGHPEPGHMLVSSDGPPCYCGCRGCVESYASGPAIAAAAAAIGLDSADALFAAGADHESARSVLMDTQQAVAAATWGVLHSFLPDRIVLGGGLVEAHAAFFVNAARKAVNRARLIDTSHVTVIAAKLGNHAGVIGAARWAIDQRRGA; via the coding sequence GTGAATCACGCACTGGGAATCGACATCGGCGGCACAAAGATCGCTCTCGGCGTGGTGGCGGAGCATGGAGCCCTGCTGGCCCAAGCGGCCGTTGCCACGGATCCCGGCCTCGGGTTCGGGAGCGCCATCCACCGCATGGGCGCCGCCGCGCGGGAACTGCTCAGGACGAGCGGAATCCCGGCTGGCGCACTGGCCGGTGTCGGCATGGGGTGCACGGGCCCGGTCAATCCGACGACCGGTGTTGTCGACAATCCCTACACGCTTCCCGGCTGGGATGGCTGCAATCTCGTCGCGGCGATGTCGGACGAGCTCGGTCTGCCGGCCTGGCTGGAAAACGACGCCGATGCGGCCGCGTACGGCGAGTATCATTTCGGCACGGGCGAAAAAGTGGAACGGCTCGTCATGCTGACCTTTGGCACGGGAGTGGGCGGGGCCGCGGTGCTCCACGGCAGGATCTACCGCGGGGCCGGCGGCGGGCATCCGGAGCCGGGGCACATGCTTGTTTCAAGCGACGGACCGCCCTGCTACTGCGGGTGCCGGGGGTGCGTGGAATCCTACGCCTCGGGCCCCGCGATCGCGGCGGCGGCAGCGGCGATCGGCCTCGACTCCGCGGACGCGCTGTTCGCGGCCGGGGCGGACCACGAATCCGCGCGTAGTGTGCTCATGGATACACAGCAGGCGGTCGCTGCGGCGACCTGGGGCGTGCTGCACAGTTTTCTCCCCGACCGCATCGTGCTCGGCGGAGGTCTGGTTGAGGCGCACGCCGCTTTCTTTGTGAACGCCGCAAGGAAGGCCGTGAACCGCGCAAGACTGATCGACACGAGTCACGTGACGGTCATCGCCGCAAAGCTCGGCAACC
- a CDS encoding VOC family protein has protein sequence MNNPIPRNSICLWFNKDALDAAKFYAATFPDSKVTAVHHSPGDYPSGKKGDVLTVEFTVLGIPCIGLNGGPAFQHSEAFSFQVATDTQEETDRYWNAIVGNGGQESACGWCKDRWGLSWQITPRALIHAVTAGGAEATRAFEAMMEMGKIDIAKIEAARRG, from the coding sequence ATGAACAATCCGATTCCAAGAAACTCCATCTGCCTCTGGTTCAACAAGGACGCGCTGGACGCGGCCAAATTCTACGCGGCGACATTTCCCGACAGCAAAGTGACCGCAGTGCACCATTCGCCGGGCGACTACCCGTCCGGGAAAAAAGGCGATGTCCTCACGGTCGAGTTCACCGTCCTCGGAATTCCCTGCATCGGCCTGAACGGCGGGCCGGCCTTCCAGCACAGCGAAGCCTTCTCCTTCCAGGTGGCGACGGACACCCAGGAGGAAACCGACCGCTATTGGAACGCAATCGTCGGCAACGGCGGCCAGGAGAGCGCCTGCGGCTGGTGCAAGGACCGCTGGGGGCTGTCCTGGCAGATCACCCCGCGCGCCCTCATCCACGCGGTCACCGCCGGCGGTGCGGAGGCCACGCGCGCTTTTGAGGCCATGATGGAAATGGGCAAAATCGACATCGCAAAAATCGAGGCCGCGCGTCGCGGGTGA
- a CDS encoding DUF4928 family protein, whose translation MSRIIHLLESLVQKQRKFLNKGGLCVGLVVTKRAVEQGLPLLPKTLRTDEGGQVAGLGKAAVQKILSAHGITAILAEEGGRTSRGSLGLMEAYVTALNAFRGKAGKAELDAAMNWWIEKVRLHFASEGPKFCFDTGKSVAANLAAIFDQAAQIQRNSGGTNYVGAMLQHLVGAKLDLVLGAGTAVHHGFSVADQSTERQGDFEVNGVAIHVTTHPTEALIRKAARNIQSGLKPVIVTLSDGVIGAAYLLKNTEWKSRIDVIDATQFLTANVYERSLFKAGECKATLISILTRYNEIVEKCETDPVLHIRL comes from the coding sequence ATGAGCAGAATCATACACCTGCTCGAATCTCTCGTTCAAAAGCAGCGCAAGTTTCTAAACAAGGGCGGACTTTGCGTTGGTTTGGTTGTGACCAAGAGGGCGGTGGAGCAGGGGCTTCCCTTGTTGCCAAAGACACTTCGCACGGATGAGGGCGGGCAGGTTGCAGGCCTTGGCAAAGCCGCAGTGCAGAAAATTCTAAGCGCACATGGCATCACCGCAATTTTGGCCGAAGAGGGTGGCCGCACAAGTCGTGGAAGCCTTGGGCTCATGGAAGCCTATGTAACGGCACTCAACGCGTTTCGAGGCAAGGCCGGCAAGGCGGAGCTCGATGCTGCCATGAATTGGTGGATTGAGAAAGTGCGTCTGCACTTTGCCAGCGAGGGGCCGAAATTTTGCTTCGACACTGGCAAATCCGTCGCGGCCAACCTCGCCGCCATTTTCGATCAGGCGGCGCAGATTCAAAGGAACTCAGGCGGCACGAACTATGTTGGCGCCATGCTTCAACATCTGGTGGGTGCGAAGCTTGACCTCGTTCTTGGTGCTGGCACTGCTGTCCATCACGGTTTTTCCGTTGCGGATCAATCGACGGAACGGCAAGGTGACTTCGAGGTAAACGGCGTTGCAATCCACGTCACGACGCATCCAACCGAGGCATTGATTCGCAAGGCAGCAAGGAATATTCAGAGCGGTCTGAAACCCGTTATTGTCACGCTCTCGGACGGTGTCATTGGAGCAGCCTACTTGCTGAAAAATACTGAATGGAAAAGCCGCATTGACGTGATTGATGCCACCCAATTCCTCACGGCAAACGTCTATGAGCGGAGTCTCTTCAAAGCAGGGGAATGCAAAGCAACCCTCATCTCGATTCTGACTCGATACAACGAGATTGTTGAAAAGTGTGAAACCGACCCGGTTCTACACATTCGCCTTTAG
- a CDS encoding DMT family transporter: MPSQTPASTKQRPWWLIHALTAATCWGIWGVLAKGPSRELSGWMTQILFTFALIPSALVAAFSPRVKIGTNKPRGLFWGFVSGLLAAGGNLAFYLALENGADTAVAIPLTNIYPLVTIAIAWLWFRERLNGIQIAGIGVAVAAIVLLSGEAGSLGNPAEFLHRLGLNAWMGYTFAAMVFWGVFSATQKISTNHISAELSYLAWCAAFVPVAIWIVATKELKWNMPAPMLWSGLAAGALNGFGVIAAFAAYRAEGKASIVTPLAAAVQPVVTVVLALIFLGERIGGLEIAGVVLAITAAVALSFEKRPAPPQSIAGMP, encoded by the coding sequence ATGCCCTCACAAACGCCCGCCTCCACCAAACAACGCCCCTGGTGGCTCATCCACGCTCTCACCGCGGCAACCTGCTGGGGCATTTGGGGCGTGCTGGCCAAGGGGCCGAGCCGCGAACTCTCGGGCTGGATGACGCAGATTCTGTTCACCTTCGCGTTGATCCCGTCCGCCCTGGTGGCTGCGTTTTCGCCGCGCGTGAAGATCGGCACAAACAAACCGCGGGGGCTGTTCTGGGGCTTTGTCTCCGGACTCCTGGCAGCCGGAGGCAATCTTGCCTTCTACCTGGCGCTCGAAAACGGAGCCGACACAGCAGTCGCCATTCCACTGACAAACATATATCCGCTGGTGACGATCGCCATCGCCTGGCTCTGGTTTCGCGAACGCCTGAATGGGATACAGATCGCCGGCATCGGCGTCGCCGTCGCGGCCATCGTCCTGCTGAGCGGTGAGGCGGGCTCGCTGGGCAATCCCGCCGAATTTCTTCACCGTCTCGGGCTCAATGCCTGGATGGGGTACACCTTCGCCGCGATGGTGTTCTGGGGGGTCTTCAGTGCGACACAGAAGATTTCGACGAACCACATTTCCGCCGAGCTTTCCTATCTGGCCTGGTGCGCGGCGTTCGTGCCGGTTGCGATCTGGATCGTCGCGACGAAGGAGCTGAAATGGAACATGCCGGCACCCATGCTCTGGTCGGGCCTGGCAGCCGGCGCGCTCAACGGATTCGGCGTCATCGCCGCGTTCGCCGCCTACCGCGCCGAGGGCAAGGCCTCGATCGTCACGCCTCTCGCCGCGGCGGTTCAGCCCGTCGTCACGGTTGTGCTGGCATTGATTTTTCTCGGCGAACGGATCGGGGGACTCGAGATCGCCGGTGTCGTGCTGGCCATAACCGCCGCCGTGGCGCTTTCCTTCGAAAAACGCCCCGCTCCGCCCCAATCCATCGCCGGCATGCCGTGA
- a CDS encoding type II toxin-antitoxin system VapC family toxin yields MILDTNALSAWADGNPACREAFLESSRLVVPAIVLGEYRYGIGLSRHRARYEDWLSKNLLFAELQPVNATTASHYAELRLHLKSRGTPIPSNDLWIAAIAAELQLPLLSNDTHFDVIPGLHRLAF; encoded by the coding sequence ATGATCCTGGATACCAACGCACTTTCTGCCTGGGCCGACGGAAATCCCGCCTGCCGTGAAGCCTTTCTGGAATCCTCCCGGCTTGTTGTCCCCGCTATTGTTCTCGGGGAATATCGATATGGCATTGGTCTGTCCCGCCATCGCGCACGCTACGAGGACTGGCTCTCCAAAAACCTCCTATTTGCCGAACTCCAGCCAGTCAACGCCACCACCGCAAGCCACTATGCCGAATTGCGGCTGCACCTCAAAAGTCGGGGCACGCCAATCCCAAGCAATGACCTGTGGATCGCTGCTATTGCTGCGGAACTTCAACTTCCACTTCTCAGCAATGACACTCATTTTGACGTCATTCCGGGATTGCACCGCCTTGCCTTCTAA